A genomic stretch from Haloarchaeobius amylolyticus includes:
- a CDS encoding DUF7333 family protein, which yields MEFDLQKTAVVFLALIALGTLALVAAPMMTTQTVLMMVTPSMLVFGLVCLLIGVKHGEWRATH from the coding sequence ATGGAATTCGACCTGCAGAAGACCGCGGTGGTGTTCCTCGCGCTCATCGCGCTGGGGACCCTCGCGCTCGTCGCCGCACCGATGATGACCACGCAGACCGTCCTGATGATGGTCACGCCGTCGATGCTCGTCTTCGGGCTCGTCTGTCTCCTCATCGGCGTGAAGCACGGCGAGTGGCGCGCGACGCACTGA
- a CDS encoding transcription factor S, with translation MEFCDECGSMMKTQDDHWVCGSCGYEKARDAVAEAAMVTTESQEESEIVDVSDAEDKGLAKTQAHCPKCDNDQAYWYMQQIRSADESETRFFICTECEHKWREDDH, from the coding sequence ATGGAGTTCTGTGACGAATGCGGTTCCATGATGAAGACCCAGGACGACCACTGGGTCTGCGGGAGCTGTGGCTACGAGAAGGCCCGTGACGCCGTCGCCGAGGCGGCGATGGTCACCACCGAGTCCCAGGAGGAGTCCGAGATCGTCGACGTGAGCGACGCCGAGGACAAGGGACTCGCGAAGACCCAGGCCCACTGCCCGAAGTGTGACAACGACCAGGCGTACTGGTACATGCAACAGATCCGCTCCGCGGACGAGTCCGAGACGCGCTTCTTCATCTGCACCGAGTGCGAGCACAAGTGGCGCGAAGACGACCACTGA